The Bradyrhizobium sp. CCBAU 051011 DNA segment TGTTCGGCGGCAGCGGCAATCTTCATCGATTGCCACACGCCGTTCCATGGCGTGTCGACGATGGCGACGTCCATCGCCTGTTCGTTGAAGTAGGGCAGGAACTCGCGCAGGCCCAGCAGCGTTTCGCAGGATGAGATCGGGTGCGGGCTCTGGCGGCGGATATAGCCCAGCGCCTGCGGGTTGAAGGTGTCGATCTCCACCCAGAACAGATCCATGTCCTTGATGGCGCGCAAAATCTTCAGGTAGCCCTCGGTCTTGGCATTGAAGTTGAGGTCGAGCAGCAGATCGACATCGGGACCGGCGCCGTCGCGGATCGCTTCCAGGTGCGTGCAGAGATTGCGCAACACGGTGCGGTCGACATTGAGCTCGGGTTCGAACGGCGAGCCGAAGCCGGGCCGCCAGCCCTGCGGCTTGCCGTCGGTGTAGACGAAGATGTTGGTCTTCATCGCCGTAAAACCTTTTTCGCGCACCTCGCGGCCGATCGATTTGACGCCGTCGAGATCGGTAATCGCCGGCTTGAACCAGTCGGGATGGTTGATGCGCCAGGTCGCGCAATGCGACCAGTAGACCCGGATGCGGTCGCGGATCTTGCCGCCGAGCAGTTCGTAGCAGGGCACGCCCAGCGCCTTGGCCTTGACGTCGAGCAGCGCGTTCTCGATCGCCCCTAACGCCAGCGCCACCACGCCGCCCGCGGCCGGCCGCGTCGCCGCAAACAGCTCCACGTAGATCCGCTCATGCTGAAACGCATTCTTGCCGACCACGCGCGCGCCAAGCCGCTCGATCGCCGTGGTCACGCCGGGCGCGCCGAAGCCTTCGTCATACTCGCTCCAGCCGACGATGCCGTCCTCGGTCGTGATCTTGACGAAGTGGTAGTTCCGCCATCCGGCGTCGCAGGCAAGCGTTTCGACGCTGCGCACGGTCGTGGCCTTTTTCATGATTTCCTGCCCCGGGGCTTGTTGTTGTGGTTGGTCCGATAACAACAACGGATCGGTGGGGTGTCAATTGCAGGGCAGCGCATGAGGCAGAGCATGGCCTGCATGGTTCGAGACTCACGAAGCGTGGTCTCCACTTTTCGTCATGGCCGGGCACAGCCGTCTGAAGGACGGCGTCGCTTCCGCTCGCCTATGACCCAGCCATCCACGTCTTTCTTGCTTGTGTCGAACAAGAACGTGGATGCCCGGACATCTAGTGCGAAGACGCGCTTCGCGCTTCTGCCCGGGCATGACGGAGACTTCTACGCCTCCGGCCGAAACAGCGTCGCCTTCCGCCGCTCGAACACCTGCCGCCCGTTCTTGAATCCCATCAGCACGTCGGGCAATTCCGCAATCGCATTGGTCCCGCTGTCGGTATCGAGGACGATCAGGTCCGCCGGGTTGCCCGGCGCGATGCCAT contains these protein-coding regions:
- a CDS encoding mandelate racemase/muconate lactonizing enzyme family protein, with protein sequence MKKATTVRSVETLACDAGWRNYHFVKITTEDGIVGWSEYDEGFGAPGVTTAIERLGARVVGKNAFQHERIYVELFAATRPAAGGVVALALGAIENALLDVKAKALGVPCYELLGGKIRDRIRVYWSHCATWRINHPDWFKPAITDLDGVKSIGREVREKGFTAMKTNIFVYTDGKPQGWRPGFGSPFEPELNVDRTVLRNLCTHLEAIRDGAGPDVDLLLDLNFNAKTEGYLKILRAIKDMDLFWVEIDTFNPQALGYIRRQSPHPISSCETLLGLREFLPYFNEQAMDVAIVDTPWNGVWQSMKIAAAAEHFEVNVAPHNFYGHLCTMMNAHFSAAVPNLRIMETDIDRLAWDHELFTHVPEIVDGHLVMPDRPGWGIEPNEEGLRAHPPKSKGGLLNYGQKK